One Fontisphaera persica DNA window includes the following coding sequences:
- a CDS encoding TrmH family RNA methyltransferase, translating into MLHAQPLTTLEHPLLLPYRTMKAQRDHHQQRIFVAEGEKIVQRLLDTPFTLISAVMPPRWLEILRPRLEARPEWIEVFTAEKEELERLTGFSMYQGVFAVAQIPAPTPLPEALDRAPRPWFLVAVDGINNSENLGSLVRSCAAFGVHALLQGETSSSPYMRRAVRSSMGNIFWLPVVECYCLAHSLRYLKSRGVRVVAAHPHTDKRTLPQAQLASDCCLVFGSEGSGISPAVLDACDEWVAIPMAPQVDSLNVGAAAAVFCYEVARQRGLMG; encoded by the coding sequence ATGTTGCATGCACAACCATTGACCACGCTCGAGCATCCGCTGCTCCTCCCCTACCGCACCATGAAGGCTCAGCGCGATCACCACCAGCAACGCATCTTCGTCGCCGAAGGTGAAAAAATCGTCCAGCGCCTCCTCGACACCCCCTTCACCCTCATCTCCGCCGTCATGCCGCCCAGGTGGCTCGAAATCCTCCGCCCCCGCCTCGAGGCCCGCCCCGAATGGATTGAAGTTTTTACCGCCGAAAAAGAGGAACTCGAGCGCCTCACCGGTTTTTCCATGTACCAGGGCGTCTTTGCCGTCGCTCAAATCCCCGCTCCCACCCCCCTGCCCGAAGCCCTCGACCGCGCCCCCCGCCCCTGGTTTCTTGTCGCCGTGGATGGCATTAACAACTCGGAAAATCTCGGCTCCCTGGTCCGCAGTTGCGCCGCCTTCGGCGTCCACGCTCTCCTCCAGGGCGAAACCTCCAGCAGCCCTTACATGCGCCGCGCCGTCCGCAGCTCCATGGGCAACATCTTCTGGCTCCCCGTCGTCGAATGTTACTGCCTTGCCCACAGCCTCCGCTACCTCAAATCCCGTGGCGTCCGCGTCGTCGCCGCTCACCCTCACACCGACAAACGCACCCTCCCCCAAGCCCAGCTCGCCAGCGATTGCTGCCTCGTCTTCGGCAGTGAAGGCAGTGGCATTTCCCCCGCCGTCCTGGACGCCTGCGATGAATGGGTGGCCATCCCCATGGCCCCTCAGGTGGACTCTCTCAACGTTGGCGCTGCCGCCGCCGTCTTCTGCTACGAAGTCGCCCGCCAGCGCGGCCTCATGGGCTGA
- a CDS encoding WecB/TagA/CpsF family glycosyltransferase, whose translation MDIARYNVLGVQLSALNPALARQAILEAVASRRKGYVCVTGVHGVMESQEDPALRDIHNRAFLCTPDGMPMVWLGRRRGHPHVRRVYGPDLMLDLLAVPGLRHFFYGGAPGVTTLLRQRLEARFPGLQIVGAYEPPFRPLTAQELAALARQVAAARPDIMWIGLSTPKQERFMAAHIDLLETTLMIGVGAAFDFHAGRVPQAPRWMQRAGLEWLYRLCREPRRLGPRYLKNNPRFVYYLLLESLGLRRPA comes from the coding sequence ATGGATATTGCCCGCTACAACGTGCTCGGCGTCCAACTCAGCGCCTTGAATCCCGCGCTGGCGCGCCAGGCCATCCTCGAGGCCGTCGCCTCCCGCCGCAAAGGCTACGTCTGCGTCACCGGCGTTCATGGTGTCATGGAATCCCAGGAAGACCCCGCCCTGCGCGACATCCACAATCGCGCCTTCCTCTGCACCCCGGACGGCATGCCCATGGTCTGGCTCGGCCGCCGCCGCGGCCATCCCCACGTGCGCCGCGTCTATGGCCCGGACCTTATGCTGGACCTGCTCGCCGTGCCCGGCCTGCGCCATTTTTTCTACGGCGGCGCCCCGGGAGTGACCACCCTGCTGCGCCAGCGCCTGGAAGCGCGTTTCCCCGGCCTCCAAATCGTGGGCGCGTACGAGCCGCCTTTCCGCCCCTTGACGGCGCAGGAGTTGGCAGCCCTGGCCCGGCAAGTCGCCGCCGCCCGGCCCGACATCATGTGGATTGGCCTCAGCACCCCCAAACAGGAACGTTTCATGGCCGCGCACATTGACTTGTTGGAAACCACCCTGATGATTGGCGTGGGCGCCGCCTTTGACTTCCACGCCGGCCGCGTCCCACAAGCCCCGCGCTGGATGCAACGCGCCGGCCTCGAATGGCTGTACCGCCTCTGCCGTGAACCCCGCCGCCTGGGGCCGCGCTACCTCAAAAACAACCCCCGCTTTGTTTACTACCTCCTGCTCGAGTCGCTCGGCCTGCGCCGCCCCGCTTGA
- a CDS encoding glycine cleavage system protein R, with amino-acid sequence MQRTLVMTLMGADRPGLVEQVAALVAQHGGNWLESRMAHLGGQFAGILRVAAPVEQVAALEQALRGLSQAGLQVVFHAEPDLAAAPVAGRLMRLELVGHDRPGIVREISRVLAAHGVNVEELETGCESAPMSGEVLFRARAQVSVPASCEVGALRAALEKIAADLIVDLDLREV; translated from the coding sequence ATGCAACGCACATTGGTGATGACCCTGATGGGGGCGGATCGTCCGGGCCTGGTGGAGCAGGTGGCGGCGCTGGTGGCGCAGCACGGCGGCAACTGGCTGGAGAGCCGCATGGCCCACCTGGGCGGGCAGTTTGCCGGCATCTTGCGGGTGGCCGCGCCGGTGGAGCAGGTGGCGGCGCTGGAGCAGGCGCTGCGCGGGTTGAGTCAGGCAGGGTTGCAGGTGGTGTTTCATGCGGAGCCGGACCTGGCTGCGGCGCCGGTGGCGGGGCGGCTGATGCGGCTGGAGCTGGTGGGGCATGACCGTCCGGGGATTGTGCGCGAGATTTCGCGGGTGCTGGCGGCCCACGGGGTGAATGTGGAGGAGCTGGAGACGGGTTGTGAAAGCGCGCCGATGTCCGGCGAGGTGCTGTTTCGGGCGCGGGCGCAGGTGAGTGTGCCGGCTTCGTGCGAGGTGGGGGCGCTGCGGGCGGCGCTGGAGAAGATTGCGGCGGATTTGATTGTGGATTTGGATTTGCGGGAGGTTTGA
- a CDS encoding U32 family peptidase, whose translation MALAASIAPTPACPPSEGRAVARPELIAPAGNWECARAAVENGADAIYFGLERHNARLRADNFTLEGLPALMEWLHYRGVRGYACFNTLLFTHELEEAEDYLRALIEAGVDAAILQDVGIARLARRLSPDFPLHASTQMTITSAAGVVFARELGCQLVVLARECSLKEIERIQAELRERQAGLPLEVFVHGALCVAYSGQCLTSESLGGRSANRGVCAQACRLPYQLVADGAVVPLGDRRYLLSPRDLAALELVPELARAGVASLKIEGRLKTPEYVANITRLYREALDAACGAERRRYDAAAHRYEMEMAFSRGLYTGWFGGVNNQALVHARFGTKRGAFIGEVVESRPGRVRVRLAGGVKPGDGVVFDGGRPDLREEGGRVYEVRPAGRRGGAGEVWLTFGRGDVQTARVQPGHRVWKTSDPELERRWRQSFAGETPRFQQPVRVRVWGRAGEPLRVAMRDPQGHVAEAISPMPLAVAQQQPLTPQKLREQLGRLGGTPFCLGELDCALEGAVILPASALNRMRRELVASLEAQRRERRRWSLCAERQIAAGRWAGGLAAPMKPMAAPAAVEWLVLVRTLPQLEAVLGAEVATVYCELDDPKQYAEAVERVRARGATPAGRARQIYVAPPRITKPGEAWILRQVRASGADGYLVRNYDQLEFFAGCRCVGDYALNIANPLSAEYFLQRYGLERVTASYDLNVAQLLDLLRAAPPAWFEITLHHHMPMFHMEHCVFCAFLSAGTDFTNCGRPCEKHEVKLRDRVGAEHPVRADAGCRNTVFNARAQTGAGALRQLMEAGARRFRIEFVNETPEVARHTVARYQQLERGEITAAQLWQELRLLNELGVTRGPL comes from the coding sequence ATGGCGCTGGCTGCCTCCATCGCTCCGACACCGGCCTGCCCTCCATCCGAGGGCCGGGCTGTGGCGCGCCCGGAGCTGATTGCGCCGGCGGGCAACTGGGAGTGTGCGCGCGCGGCGGTGGAGAACGGGGCGGATGCGATTTATTTTGGGCTGGAGCGGCACAATGCGCGGTTGCGGGCGGATAATTTCACGCTGGAGGGACTGCCGGCGCTGATGGAGTGGCTGCATTACCGCGGGGTGCGGGGCTACGCCTGTTTCAACACGCTGTTGTTCACGCATGAGCTGGAGGAGGCGGAGGACTATTTGCGCGCGCTGATTGAGGCGGGGGTGGACGCGGCGATTTTGCAGGACGTGGGGATTGCGCGGCTGGCGCGGCGGTTGTCGCCGGATTTTCCGTTGCACGCCTCGACGCAAATGACCATCACCAGCGCGGCGGGGGTGGTGTTTGCGCGGGAGCTGGGGTGCCAGTTGGTGGTGTTGGCGCGGGAGTGTTCGCTCAAGGAAATTGAGCGGATTCAGGCGGAGTTGCGCGAGCGCCAGGCGGGGCTGCCGCTGGAGGTGTTTGTGCATGGGGCGTTGTGCGTGGCGTATTCGGGGCAATGCCTGACGAGCGAGTCGCTGGGGGGCCGGAGTGCCAATCGCGGGGTGTGCGCGCAGGCGTGCCGGCTGCCGTATCAGTTGGTGGCGGATGGGGCGGTGGTGCCGCTGGGGGACCGCCGTTATCTGCTCAGTCCGCGGGATTTGGCCGCGCTGGAGCTGGTGCCGGAGCTGGCGCGGGCGGGGGTGGCTTCGTTGAAGATTGAGGGCCGGCTGAAGACGCCGGAATACGTGGCCAACATCACGCGCCTGTATCGGGAGGCGCTGGACGCGGCCTGCGGGGCGGAGCGCCGGCGGTACGATGCCGCGGCGCATCGCTACGAAATGGAGATGGCGTTTTCGCGGGGGTTGTACACGGGCTGGTTTGGGGGGGTGAACAATCAAGCGCTGGTGCATGCGCGATTTGGGACCAAACGCGGGGCGTTTATTGGCGAGGTGGTGGAATCGCGGCCCGGGCGGGTGCGGGTGCGGCTGGCGGGCGGCGTCAAGCCGGGGGATGGGGTGGTGTTTGACGGCGGGCGTCCGGATTTGCGCGAGGAAGGCGGGCGGGTGTACGAGGTGCGGCCGGCGGGCCGCCGGGGCGGGGCTGGGGAGGTGTGGCTGACTTTTGGACGGGGGGATGTGCAGACGGCCCGCGTGCAGCCGGGTCACCGGGTGTGGAAAACGAGCGACCCGGAGCTGGAGCGGCGCTGGCGGCAAAGTTTTGCGGGGGAGACGCCGCGTTTTCAGCAACCGGTGCGGGTGCGGGTGTGGGGGCGGGCGGGCGAGCCGTTGCGGGTGGCGATGCGGGACCCGCAGGGGCACGTGGCGGAGGCGATTTCACCGATGCCCCTCGCGGTGGCGCAACAGCAGCCGTTGACACCGCAAAAGTTGCGCGAACAACTGGGCCGGCTGGGGGGGACGCCGTTCTGTCTGGGCGAGCTGGACTGCGCGCTGGAGGGGGCGGTGATTTTGCCGGCGAGCGCGTTGAACCGGATGCGCCGCGAGCTGGTGGCGAGCCTCGAGGCGCAGCGCCGGGAGCGGCGGCGCTGGAGCTTGTGCGCGGAGCGGCAGATTGCGGCGGGGCGCTGGGCCGGGGGCCTGGCCGCGCCGATGAAGCCCATGGCGGCGCCGGCGGCGGTGGAATGGCTGGTGCTGGTGCGCACGCTGCCGCAACTGGAGGCGGTGCTGGGCGCCGAGGTGGCCACGGTGTATTGCGAGCTGGATGACCCCAAGCAATATGCCGAGGCGGTGGAGCGGGTGCGGGCCCGCGGGGCCACGCCGGCGGGGCGGGCGCGGCAGATTTACGTGGCGCCGCCGCGCATCACCAAGCCGGGGGAGGCATGGATTTTGCGGCAGGTGCGCGCGAGCGGGGCGGATGGCTATCTGGTGCGGAATTATGACCAGTTGGAGTTTTTTGCGGGCTGCCGGTGTGTGGGGGACTATGCGTTGAACATCGCCAATCCGTTGAGCGCGGAATACTTTTTGCAGCGGTACGGGCTGGAGCGGGTGACGGCCTCGTATGACTTGAATGTGGCGCAACTGCTGGATTTGCTGCGGGCGGCGCCGCCGGCGTGGTTCGAGATTACCCTGCATCACCACATGCCGATGTTTCACATGGAGCATTGTGTGTTTTGCGCGTTTTTGTCGGCGGGGACGGACTTCACCAACTGCGGCCGGCCCTGTGAGAAGCATGAGGTGAAATTGCGGGACCGGGTGGGGGCGGAGCATCCGGTGCGGGCGGACGCCGGCTGCCGCAACACGGTGTTCAACGCGCGCGCGCAGACGGGGGCGGGGGCGTTGCGGCAACTGATGGAGGCGGGGGCGCGGCGGTTCCGGATTGAGTTTGTGAATGAAACGCCCGAGGTGGCGCGCCACACGGTGGCGCGTTACCAGCAGTTGGAGCGCGGGGAAATCACGGCGGCGCAGTTGTGGCAGGAGCTGCGTTTGTTGAACGAATTGGGCGTGACGCGCGGGCCGCTGTAA
- a CDS encoding response regulator yields the protein MKILVAEDDRTSNRMLGILLQKWGHEVISTTDGAQAWKALAQPGAPQLAILDWMMPLVDGPTLCRMARQNPALRSVYIILLTTLGRTEDIVAGLESGANDYVIKPFNHAELQARINVGVRMVLLQNELAATRRECHAAQEEVKQLRGIIPICSYCKKIRDDQNYWTQVESYIAKHSAATFSHGVCPECFEKFLKDAMTPSETSENTP from the coding sequence ATGAAAATCCTCGTGGCCGAAGATGACCGGACCAGCAACCGGATGCTGGGCATCCTGTTGCAGAAGTGGGGGCATGAAGTCATCTCGACCACCGACGGCGCCCAGGCCTGGAAGGCCCTCGCCCAGCCCGGCGCGCCCCAGCTCGCCATCCTCGATTGGATGATGCCCCTGGTGGACGGCCCCACCCTCTGCCGCATGGCCCGCCAAAACCCCGCGCTCCGCAGCGTGTACATCATCCTCCTCACCACCCTCGGTCGCACCGAGGACATCGTGGCCGGCCTCGAAAGCGGCGCCAATGACTACGTCATCAAGCCCTTCAACCACGCCGAGCTCCAGGCCCGCATCAACGTCGGCGTCCGCATGGTCCTCCTCCAAAACGAGCTGGCCGCCACCCGCCGCGAATGCCACGCCGCCCAGGAAGAGGTCAAACAATTGCGCGGCATCATCCCCATCTGCAGCTACTGCAAAAAAATCCGCGATGACCAGAATTACTGGACCCAGGTCGAAAGCTACATCGCCAAACACTCCGCCGCCACCTTCAGCCACGGCGTCTGCCCGGAGTGCTTCGAGAAATTTTTGAAGGACGCCATGACTCCCTCCGAAACCTCCGAAAACACACCCTGA
- a CDS encoding alginate export family protein, with protein MNAKITLLSATLMVLSAAGLQAAPAAAAAEPNWLDKIKKPAPWITWGGDLRFRNEYFDNGLTLNPYARLHEQDYFRFRGRLWTAITPVKDLSLNVRLTSEPRYWVKDAGYGAIRGRHGVDWQEGIIDNLYLKWANMFEQPLTLAVGRQDLRFGNGWLVMDGTPNDGSRTFFLDAARLTWDIKDHQTTVDMAYIEMSAWTDEWLPTLNNHHKTLTDQDERGAILYIANKSVKELNVDVYFMYKKDHDIATAFGNTGELYTPGLRLSGTLGEHWAYSAEGALQWGKRTEPRLGGNENNVMAYGFNSRFSYLFKDKLSNVLSLDYEYLSGDNPGTARIESFDVLWARWPRWSELYIYDYAAEWRIAQLGNLHRFGPGWTLKPIKGMDFLLNYNLLYADRPAPALSAAPVFTRNGHFRGHYLQAVVKYQFNKYLSGHLWGEVVFPGNFYTYQQPHTWLRGELMLTF; from the coding sequence ATGAACGCCAAAATCACCCTCTTGAGCGCGACGCTGATGGTCTTGAGCGCGGCGGGGCTGCAGGCTGCGCCGGCGGCGGCGGCGGCGGAACCCAACTGGCTGGATAAAATCAAGAAACCTGCTCCGTGGATTACGTGGGGCGGTGACCTGCGCTTTCGCAATGAGTATTTTGACAACGGGCTGACGCTTAATCCCTACGCCCGCCTGCATGAGCAGGATTATTTCCGTTTTCGCGGGCGGTTGTGGACGGCAATTACGCCGGTGAAGGATTTGTCGTTGAATGTGCGGCTGACGTCGGAGCCGCGCTACTGGGTGAAGGACGCGGGATATGGGGCCATTCGCGGGCGGCACGGGGTGGACTGGCAGGAGGGAATCATTGATAACCTGTACCTCAAGTGGGCCAACATGTTTGAGCAGCCGCTCACGCTGGCGGTGGGGCGGCAGGATTTGCGTTTCGGCAACGGGTGGCTGGTGATGGACGGGACGCCCAATGACGGCTCGCGGACGTTCTTTTTGGACGCGGCGCGGCTGACATGGGACATCAAGGACCACCAGACGACGGTGGACATGGCGTACATTGAGATGTCGGCGTGGACGGATGAGTGGCTGCCGACGCTCAACAATCACCACAAGACGCTGACGGACCAGGACGAGCGCGGGGCGATTTTGTACATTGCCAACAAGAGCGTGAAGGAGCTGAACGTGGATGTCTATTTCATGTACAAGAAGGACCACGACATCGCGACGGCGTTTGGCAACACAGGCGAGCTGTACACGCCGGGGCTGCGGTTGTCGGGCACGCTGGGCGAGCACTGGGCCTACAGCGCGGAGGGGGCGCTGCAATGGGGCAAGCGGACGGAGCCGCGGCTGGGGGGCAATGAGAACAATGTGATGGCGTACGGGTTCAACAGCCGTTTTTCCTATTTGTTCAAGGACAAGCTGAGCAATGTGCTGAGTTTGGACTATGAGTATTTGTCGGGCGACAATCCGGGGACGGCGCGGATTGAGTCGTTTGATGTGTTGTGGGCGCGGTGGCCGCGGTGGAGCGAGCTGTACATTTATGACTACGCGGCGGAGTGGCGCATTGCGCAGTTGGGGAATCTGCACCGGTTTGGGCCGGGGTGGACGCTGAAGCCGATCAAGGGGATGGATTTCCTGTTGAATTACAATTTGTTGTATGCGGACCGGCCGGCGCCGGCGTTGTCGGCCGCGCCGGTGTTCACACGCAACGGACATTTCCGGGGCCATTATTTGCAGGCGGTGGTGAAGTATCAGTTCAACAAGTATCTCTCGGGGCATCTGTGGGGCGAGGTGGTCTTCCCGGGTAATTTTTACACCTACCAGCAACCGCACACGTGGTTGCGCGGGGAGCTGATGCTCACTTTCTAG
- a CDS encoding tRNA uridine-5-carboxymethylaminomethyl modification enzyme MnmG/GidA, translating into MFVYPKTYDIIVIGGGHAGVEAALASARMGCQTLLLTINLDTIAQMSCNPAIGGLAKGHLAREIDAMGGAMGIATDMTGLQFRMLNTKKGPSVWAPRAQCDKKAYQFFLKWLCERQEGLDCKQGQAMKLLIRDGTVHGVETELGVQYHAKAVIVTTGTFLRGLMHIGMNKLSGGRLGEAAAVGLTASLKELGMEISRLKTGTPPRLNRRTIDFSKTTVQPGDEPVPYFTYWLEDLFHVEQFTPENHPSRSHRYPPGSILERNGGQMACYITYTTPRTAEIIRANLHKSPLYSGVIEGIGPRYCPSIEDKIVKFPDKERQQLFLEPEGIATDEIYVNGFSTSLPFEVQIEMVRSIVGCENAEIMRPAYAVEYDAVNPMQLHPSLETKVCRNLYLAGQINGTSGYEEAAAQGLMAGINAARRLQGRDPIILKRNEAYIGVLIDDLITKGAPEPYRMFTSRAEYRLLLRQDNADLRLSELAYQIGLLPERNYRRFAAKRDLIQKELLRLNSVRQGSVTLAQILKRPEMTYAKLPHKDESLPPDVAYQVEISIKYEGYIERQEAEVERFKNLEDKQIPPWLDYQTIPNLRPEARQKLLKIRPVTVGQAARISGVSPADISLILVWMKRGQGTTTPH; encoded by the coding sequence ATGTTCGTTTATCCTAAAACTTACGATATCATCGTCATCGGCGGCGGTCATGCTGGCGTCGAAGCCGCCCTTGCCTCCGCCCGCATGGGCTGCCAAACCCTCCTCCTCACCATCAATCTCGACACCATCGCCCAAATGTCCTGCAACCCAGCCATCGGCGGCCTGGCCAAAGGACACCTCGCCCGCGAAATTGATGCCATGGGCGGTGCCATGGGCATCGCCACCGACATGACCGGACTCCAATTCCGCATGTTGAATACGAAAAAAGGCCCCTCCGTCTGGGCCCCTCGCGCCCAATGCGATAAAAAAGCCTACCAGTTCTTCCTCAAATGGCTTTGCGAACGCCAGGAAGGCCTCGATTGCAAGCAAGGCCAGGCAATGAAACTCCTCATCCGCGACGGCACAGTCCACGGCGTGGAAACCGAGCTCGGCGTCCAATACCATGCCAAAGCCGTCATCGTCACCACCGGCACCTTCCTCCGCGGCCTCATGCACATCGGCATGAATAAACTCTCCGGGGGCCGCCTGGGCGAAGCGGCCGCCGTCGGCCTCACCGCTTCTCTCAAAGAACTGGGCATGGAAATAAGCCGCCTCAAAACCGGTACTCCCCCCAGACTCAATCGCCGCACCATTGATTTTTCCAAAACCACCGTCCAACCCGGCGATGAACCCGTCCCCTACTTCACCTACTGGCTCGAGGATTTGTTCCACGTGGAACAATTCACCCCGGAAAACCACCCCAGCCGCTCCCATCGCTATCCACCAGGCTCCATCCTTGAACGCAACGGCGGCCAAATGGCCTGTTATATCACCTATACCACCCCGCGCACCGCTGAAATCATCCGCGCCAACCTCCACAAATCCCCCCTCTACTCCGGCGTCATCGAAGGCATCGGCCCTCGCTATTGCCCCTCCATCGAGGATAAAATCGTCAAGTTCCCAGACAAGGAGCGTCAGCAGCTTTTCCTCGAACCTGAAGGCATTGCCACCGACGAAATCTACGTCAACGGCTTCTCCACCAGCCTGCCCTTCGAGGTCCAAATTGAAATGGTCCGCTCCATCGTCGGCTGTGAGAATGCCGAAATCATGCGTCCTGCCTACGCAGTCGAATACGACGCCGTCAACCCCATGCAGCTTCATCCCTCGCTCGAGACCAAGGTTTGCCGTAATCTCTATCTCGCCGGCCAGATTAACGGCACCTCCGGCTACGAGGAAGCCGCCGCCCAGGGACTCATGGCCGGCATCAATGCTGCCCGCCGATTGCAGGGCAGGGACCCCATCATCCTCAAACGTAATGAAGCCTACATCGGCGTGCTGATTGACGACCTCATCACCAAAGGCGCCCCCGAACCTTACCGCATGTTCACTTCACGCGCCGAATACCGCCTCCTCCTCCGTCAGGACAACGCCGACCTGCGCCTCTCCGAGCTGGCCTATCAAATCGGCCTTCTGCCCGAACGCAATTACCGCCGATTTGCCGCCAAACGTGACCTCATCCAAAAAGAGCTGCTTCGCCTCAATTCCGTCCGCCAAGGCTCCGTCACCCTCGCCCAGATTCTCAAACGGCCGGAAATGACCTACGCCAAACTGCCCCACAAGGACGAGTCCCTCCCGCCGGACGTCGCCTATCAAGTGGAAATTTCCATCAAGTACGAGGGTTACATCGAACGCCAGGAAGCAGAAGTCGAACGGTTCAAAAACTTGGAAGACAAACAAATCCCCCCCTGGCTGGATTACCAGACCATCCCCAACCTACGACCTGAAGCCCGCCAGAAACTCCTCAAAATCCGCCCCGTCACCGTAGGCCAGGCCGCCCGCATCTCCGGTGTCTCGCCTGCCGACATCAGCCTCATCCTGGTCTGGATGAAGCGAGGGCAGGGGACCACGACTCCTCATTGA
- a CDS encoding 3-hydroxyacyl-ACP dehydratase FabZ family protein, whose product MQPDTTHSRALAEALARLPHGPEFRFVDRLIELEPGARGAGEYVVRGDEPFLRGHFPGAPMFPGVLLVEAAAQVAGVVAQSSAEHAPVEDLKLTALRHIKILGTARPGETLRVEARITGRLGGLIQAETEVRCGERLLMQGQVTLGGRKGGGGG is encoded by the coding sequence ATGCAACCTGATACCACCCACTCGCGCGCCCTGGCGGAGGCGCTGGCCCGGCTGCCCCACGGGCCGGAATTTCGTTTTGTGGACCGTTTGATTGAATTGGAGCCGGGAGCGCGCGGCGCGGGGGAGTACGTGGTGCGCGGGGATGAGCCTTTTTTGCGGGGGCATTTTCCGGGCGCGCCCATGTTTCCCGGGGTGTTGCTGGTGGAGGCCGCGGCGCAGGTGGCGGGGGTGGTGGCGCAAAGCTCGGCGGAGCACGCGCCGGTGGAGGATTTGAAGCTCACGGCGTTGCGCCACATCAAAATCCTGGGCACGGCGCGGCCGGGCGAGACGCTGCGGGTGGAGGCGCGGATTACGGGGCGGCTGGGGGGGTTGATTCAGGCGGAAACGGAGGTGCGGTGCGGGGAGCGCTTGTTGATGCAGGGGCAGGTGACGCTGGGGGGCCGCAAGGGGGGAGGAGGGGGTTGA